The nucleotide sequence GTTCAAGAACAGAAGACCATCCCTCGTAGCGATacgatcttcttcttgttcttcttcatccgcCTCTGACATGCTTCGGAGGGAACAATAGGtctctggatttttttttattcactgTCTTTGTGAAAGTGTTTGCTTTTAAAACATTCAGGTCGTCGTCTGTAAAACTTTTAAGATAggattctgtttcttttcttttttatcctCAAATTGTTAAACTCTAAAGAGATCTTGTGCAATGGTTTTTGATCTCTCAAGCTCAAATTCATACGGATGCTTATTGTGTCTGTTTGTGTTCCCTCACGACCGTCACCGCCAATTTCCTCAACGCGCATAAGCTATTTGGAGTCAGCTACATCACCAAGATCATCAAATCCCCTCCTGAGAAAGACGCAGCTATGCATACAGTCATGTTTCAGTATGGTTGTCATGCCAATGATCCTGTTGATGGATGCTATGGCATCATAAGAAAGCTTTAATACCAGAACGAATTGGAAATTGTTCTTCAGCTACTGGATATGTTCCGTGACCgtgctcatcatcatcaagaaccgCAAAATCCAGATGGAAAGAGACAGAGGATCTCTCGAGTTTTTCAAGTTCTTGTGATCTAAGCAAACAACAACAGTTCGATTTCCTACAAGAaccaaatcaacaacaacaacaacaatattgCTCTTCCGGTAATAACTTCAATGGGTTACAAGAAGACATCTGGTGTCTTCAACTTCAATATTCATCAACGACAGTGAATATGAAGGCAGGTTTCATCGATGAATATGAGGACACTAAAAGCCCGTGGAAGAGGAGGTTTTCTAGCGAAAGACACGAGTTCAATCAATGGAATCtgattgaataaaaaaatctttgaatatatgaaaatagCTCGAACGAGTGCGAAATAAGAAAAGGCCCATAAAAACATTGAAGAAAAAAGAGGCCCATTTAACTAAAGACAACAGCACTTTTTCCCACATCGTCTAGCTGATGAGACAAAGCTGTGTTTATATAGCGTTAGAGTCGCATAAGTGGTTGTCCTTTCGGGGACATCCGATAAAATTGGAACGATACAAAAAAGATTAGCATGGCCCCTGCACAAGGATGACACGCACAAATTGAGAAatggtccaaattttttttccattcatgCCATCAGTACGAAGCTCGTTCTCGGATCACTTACAACGATAGATAGTAGTAGTGTTCGGTATTGGCTGTTCGGGTTTGTCCAAAGCACAAGCcttgagttaaaaaaaagaatatttttcagTTTACTTTGGCTTCTCCAACGCAACAACCAAGTTCAAAATTATAGGGTCTCTCCAGTCATAAGCAGCCAAAAAGAACTGGAACTTAGTCAAGAAATcttataaagttttgatttctcCGCCTAAGGCAAAAATAACACCAGCTAAACTCGGTAAGTATCAACTGCAGCAAAGCTCAGAAGATCGTTTTCACCATTGTAGGACAGAAAAGTCTATGAAAGATTGCTAAAATGAGTCAAACGAACAAGAAGAGTGACAAATTTTGGTAACAGAATGATTCTCAACGGGATATATTGAGCAATAGCGTTCTTTGAAATTTGGTTGCAAATGTAACTATCTTGGATCCAAGATCATCCTTTTAACTCATGAAAGAAGAATTGAGGACACATCCATCTGGGTGTCGATTTCTtttcctcttgttttttttttgaagagttAAAAAGTGTTGCTGGGTTAATTCGGAGAACAGGTTAAACATGAACAAGATTacacacaacaacaagacaAAGTTCTATTGTTATTGAAGAAATCAACACAATGTAAATGTCTATTGGcaatgttctcttcttctttttttttgtagtcccTAAATATTTGTGTTGCTACAGATCTTCTTCCACAATTACTTCAAACAAAGCCCATTTCCATTAAACTTCTAAAAACAATACTCTGGATCAAGTTGGTCAAGACTTGGCAAATGATAAACAAACTCAGAACAAGAGATTTGATAATATCTTCTTCTCGTCTTTGCACCTTAATAGATTAGAATTTTCATTCTATATCTTTCTTAGGCAGAAGCGCTCTTTCTTGTGGCATACACACGGTAAGCAGCCAGCCCAACGACCACAGCAGCAGCTCCAACTGTTTACAAATCATGAGACTGAAATTAGACTTCACCCAAACATGCGTccgaagctttttttttgttacggttttgtttgtttgtgagaaAATTCATGTCAAGAATTTAGGCCTCtgggaaaagaaaacatacttGAGACGGCCATAAGAGAACGGTTGATTAGCCTGTTGTAATGTTTGCGGCTTTTTCCTGCTTCAGTCTCTGGAATACTCAAATGAGGATGTTGTGCTGCAGTTATGATTTTGCGGAATAAGTTGTTGAAATCCCCCAATTTGGAGCTGATGGATACTGGAGGCTCTATTCCCATATCTTGTGTCATCTGCAAGAAGATCCGTGTGCATAAATATGTATGTATGCAAACAAGTATTCATGTTATACTCAACCCATAGACTCGAAGATCAATAAGAACCCTACCCTGGTGGATTCTTGGATGGAAATAGGAAATGATTCAAGATCGTCTTTTGCTGAAACCATGAGGCAAGGGACCTCATATCCAGTGGACTCACCGTAAGTTGCAACTTTTACAAGCAACTCCGTCGCTTTTTTCCATGAAGACTCATCCGAGCTGGAGAAAACAATGAACTCAGTTGTTACGCACAAACTACagatagaaaaatgaaaaggCATCTACTCAAGCATATTTCGACCAATGATTTACCTGTCGTACACGAAGACAGCTATGTCACAAGCAGCCAAGGATTCCTTGGATGCAAATAGCCCTTGAACTCCATCTTCTGGAATTTCCCTCATGATAAGAGTTTTCTTTGCACCCTACACTCATAGATTTGCAATCATCAGATTAAGTACATacagaaactcaaaagaaagcAGCCTTGAAGCATGCCAAAAGATATACAACCAAATAACATCTCTAATATCTTGAAAAGTAGCACATCAGTAAAGTTTTGTATGGAACTCCCTAGTTAAAAAAAAGCATGTATcccatagaaaaaaaaactcatcatagatacCTAGCTAGTTCCCGTCTCAGTCCCCAAAATAATACTCAGCTTTGTCATTTTTGTTCAGTATTTTGTTCATTGAAGATTTCTTTGTAAGGACAGAATATATCAAAACTACAATACATGCATATTTATCCGCGCACAGATATAATGATTTCAAATTGCATACATATACTGACTTACCCCAGATTCATCGACCATATTTACTGCATAACGCACATCAGTTGTTGATCCCTGGTTATCAGCATATGACCTAGATCATAGAGAAACATAACTGTAAATCAGATGGAGAAGTCCCCACGCTTACAAACATAGAATTGTACTCTCTGTGTATATTTTCAAAATGCAACAGGTTGTGGTACGAGTTAACATGACAAACCTTCCAAGAAAGCAATTTAGTAATGCAGATTTTCCAGCGTTATTAGGTCCAAAAACAAAGCACTGGAAAACTTTTCTTTCAGATTGCTGCTTTTTGCGATCTAAACGTCTTCGCCTAGTAACACGAATAGCAGTCGATGGATCACCAGGAAATCCAATGTAAATCAAATTTTCCACACTCTGAGCCGGTTCTAATAGTGTCATCAGTGACCACTGCAAGAATAAAATTGAAAGATTAGcacacataaaatttgaattagtGCAATGGACCAAACTAGGCCCAGATAAGAAATCCACTCACAATCACGAAACCACATATAACCCAATCAATGATAAATTGTgtatgttataaaaaataaagacacGTCTAAGAGAGAATTGAGTGACATTTTAATCTGtcaatcaacaaaatcaaagaaatgaaaccaaaaaaaaaggctgAGTATATGTATAATGCATGCACGAGAAATGCTTCCTTCTGTATTAAGCATGTAAAAGAGGAGAATTGATTACCATTGACAGGAAAGCGTCAAAGGATAGACCTCCAAGGGCCGTTTTCTCCGCAGCATCCTCATAAGGTGATTCCTTCCAAGGACTGCCATTCACAATTGAGTATAGCACGTCAATATAATGGAGACTAccataattaaaattacatgTTTCTTGCCTTCTGGAGGTGGAAGAAGTACCTTTCAGGTGCAGTTGAAAAAAGATCCTCGATCTCTTGAGGTCTCAGATTATTATCCTGCAAAGTAGAAATTCAGTCTGAAAACTATATTTGTCAACTCGACACTAAGacataataacaaaagagaCTTACCTTGTCGTCATCAAACAAGGTATACATTCCCTTCAGGAATTCGATTGCTACATTTGTCAGCTCAAAACTCTACAAAAACAATGAACACAACCATTAGCTGCACAATACCACAAGTTGATGTGAGCTGTAAGATAACCGTGTGCAATAATGTAGGCATCGAAAATTCTTATTACTAGGCTCCAAATCTAATATTTGATAAACAGCGCAACCAGTAACAGATTATTGAAAcaccaacaaataaaataatgaaacagcaatagatattatttctgCAAATCTACCTGATCGGGCGCTCGCTTGAATAATGAAGACGGAAGCAATTCTTCAGCAAGTCttatatcattattatatcCAAACTTCCTGAGTACTGTCCACGTCGTCTCGAGCCTCCCTTTCTCAATAAAAAGTGCATGTAAAAATAGGAAGCCAGTCACTGTGAGTCCTCTTTCATTCACACCTTCTGGCAACTTTTCTTGCACAACCCTCTTAACACCTTCAATTTCAGAAGGCTGCAATGGTGCATGGAAGCACTTGACCTATTGTAAAACAACTATTAGGTGCGTCATGGGGATAACAAAATTACACTCTAAGcttcttttaaaaatctgaaGGACAGGTCGAAGTCAATTTCAAGACGAAATAGCAAAAGCTCATGAACACAAGAAGGGTAAACATAAGAACCTGAAAGTCATTTAATTCAGCCTCGCAAAGAGCACCATCTCTATCATGGTCACAGAGTATAAAGATACGTTTCAATGCCCTTACACACCGGGGCTTCAGTGCCTGGGATTCTTGATCAAACAGAGGTCCAGTTGGGTGAAGGACAGTTTTTTGTGCATAATAGAAAACTTCTTGTGCCTACAGAAAAGCTTTTTCATTAGGATGATAGTTCAGACCTGAAATATAATTGACTGTTGTTTTCTGACTAGGCATTTCCAACTCATGCTTGATAGAAGTccaaaccaatcacaacaacattTCAGTTTTAGGTAAAAAAATTAGCACATCTACTGTCCTTAAAATTTCTTAGTAAGAGAATCACATGCCTAAACAACCTCAGACAAATATTTATGCCATGTTTTAACTAAGAATATATAACATCTCAAGAGGAATAGAGAAGCCATGAAACCTGGAGTTGCTTCAGGGCAGAACACTCGATACATGTCTCTATCTCCCGAAACTGCTGCATTATAGGTGACATCACTTGTTCGAGGCTGACCTGGTTATTGTCGTCTCTGAAGTCAAGCTTACACCCTGCTACTATAATAGGAATTTTGACCTGTTCAAAAAGATCACAAGAAAATCTTAATAAGAAACAGGAAAAGTTTAGGACACATCAAATCTTTATAGTTTCTAGCACGAGGAAAATGATATGATCAATAGATAAGATACTGTACACCTTCTAACCACAGCAAGAATTGACATGAGCAAACAGAAAATAGGGAGAGGAGAATCAAACCTCTAA is from Camelina sativa cultivar DH55 chromosome 20, Cs, whole genome shotgun sequence and encodes:
- the LOC104771206 gene encoding mitochondrial Rho GTPase 1, whose product is MARYSAGTVDCPGSPKSVRIVVVGDKGTGKSSLIVAAATDAFSPNVPPVLPDYKLPAEFFPDNIPVTIVDTSSKPEDRDMVAEELKRADAVVLTYACDRPETLDRLSEYWLPELRRLEVKIPIIVAGCKLDFRDDNNQVSLEQVMSPIMQQFREIETCIECSALKQLQAQEVFYYAQKTVLHPTGPLFDQESQALKPRCVRALKRIFILCDHDRDGALCEAELNDFQVKCFHAPLQPSEIEGVKRVVQEKLPEGVNERGLTVTGFLFLHALFIEKGRLETTWTVLRKFGYNNDIRLAEELLPSSLFKRAPDQSFELTNVAIEFLKGMYTLFDDDKDNNLRPQEIEDLFSTAPESPWKESPYEDAAEKTALGGLSFDAFLSMWSLMTLLEPAQSVENLIYIGFPGDPSTAIRVTRRRRLDRKKQQSERKVFQCFVFGPNNAGKSALLNCFLGRSYADNQGSTTDVRYAVNMVDESGGAKKTLIMREIPEDGVQGLFASKESLAACDIAVFVYDSSDESSWKKATELLVKVATYGESTGYEVPCLMVSAKDDLESFPISIQESTRMTQDMGIEPPVSISSKLGDFNNLFRKIITAAQHPHLSIPETEAGKSRKHYNRLINRSLMAVSIGAAAVVVGLAAYRVYATRKSASA